A genomic stretch from Setaria italica strain Yugu1 chromosome VII, Setaria_italica_v2.0, whole genome shotgun sequence includes:
- the LOC101775465 gene encoding laccase-19: MSKMLPIAAALFFFYAAVALSGAASSKAAMVEHTFVVKQVYMRHLCNDTLVTVVNGQFPGPPVEATEGDTVVVHVVNESPFEITIHWHGVKQRLTCWADGAGMITQCPIQPNTTFTYRFNVDGQVGTLWWHAHVSILRATLHGIIVIRPKSSSYPFQKPHVDVPIIIAEWWQRDLMKVDKNFSMGGSFSDNPAAATINGKLSDLYNCSGVREDNFVLNVEHGKTYMLRLVNAALFSEYYFKVADHKFTVVGSDANYVRPYATDVVAVAPGETIDVLMVADAPPCRYYMVALANQPPAPDPQIPVFMSRGIVQYRGIPLDADKCRNEPLMPEMPDQHDTLTTFYFHGNLSGLPGHPLLPKIQGRVDEHLFISLGKGSICKGNKPSCRRGGNPESIEVAYMNNVSFRLPEKMSLLEARHYGKMNGADAAVVVQDLPSRPPRAFNYTDPALIPVVPGGELERLEATRKATTVRRFAHNATVEVVFQSTSTMQSDSNPMHLHGHDFFVLAQGHGNYDPAKDVSSYNVVDPQMKNTVQVPRLGWAAIRFVADNPGAWFMHCHFEFHIAMGMATVIEVANGPMLGDTLPPPPSDLPKCENKKN; the protein is encoded by the exons ATGAGTAAGATGCTTCCCATTGCAGcagccctcttcttcttctacgCCGCCGTGGCCCTGTCCGGAGCTGCAAGTAGCAAAGCGGCGATGGTTGAGCACACGTTTGTT GTAAAGCAAGTGTATATGCGACATCTTTGCAATGATACCCTGGTCACGGTTGTGAATGGTCAGTTTCCCGGTCCACCGGTAGAGGCTACGGAAGGAGACACGGTTGTTGTACACGTCGTCAACGAGTCACCCTTTGAAATAACAATTCACTG GCACGGTGTAAAGCAGCGATTAACATGTTGGGCCGATGGCGCCGGAATGATAACACAGTGCCCGATCCAGCCAAACACGACGTTCACCTACCGGTTCAACGTCGACGGCCAGGTGGGTACGCTGTGGTGGCACGCCCACGTCTCCATCCTCCGGGCAACCCTGCACGGCATCATCGTCATCCGCCCAAAGTCTAGCTCCTACCCATTCCAGAAGCCTCACGTGGATGTTCCCATCATCATAG CTGAATGGTGGCAGAGAGATTTGATGAAAGTGGACAAGAACTTCTCCATGGGGGGCTCATTCAGTGACAACCCTGCTGCAGCTACCATCAATGGAAAGCTCAGTGATCTCTACAACTGCTCCG GGGTACGAGAAGACAACTTCGTTCTGAACGTGGAGCACGGGAAGACATACATGCTCCGGCTAGTGAACGCGGCGCTCTTCTCCGAGTACTACTTCAAAGTCGCCGATCACAAGTTCACGGTGGTCGGCTCCGACGCCAACTACGTCAGGCCATACGCCACCGATGTCGTCGCGGTTGCGCCTGGAGAGACGATCGACGTCCTCATGGTCGCTGACGCCCCACCTTGCCGCTACTACATGGTCGCACTGGCCAACCAGCCCCCGGCCCCGGACCCCCAGATTCCGGTGTTCATGTCCAGAGGGATAGTGCAGTACAGAGGCATCCCACTCGACGCAGACAAGTGCAGGAACGAGCCTCTCATGCCTGAGATGCCTGATCAGCACGACACGCTCACGACGTTCTACTTCCATGGCAACCTATCAGGCCTGCCTGGTCACCCGTTGCTGCCAAAGATTCAAGGTCGCGTCGACGAGCATCTATTCATTTCGCTCGGCAAGGGCAGCATCTGCAAGGGGAACAAGCCATCCTGCAGGAGGGGAGGAAACCCCGAGTCCATAGAGGTGGCCTACATGAACAACGTCTCCTTCCGTCTCCCTGAGAAGATGTCACTGCTCGAGGCGCGACACTACGGCAAGATGAACGGTGCCGATGCCGCCGTGGTGGTGCAGGACCTGCCTAGCAGGCCTCCAAGGGCTTTCAACTACACCGACCCGGCGCTGATCCCGgtcgtccccggcggcgagcTGGAGCGGCTCGAGGCGACGCGGAAGGCGACGACGGTGCGGCGGTTCGCGCACAACGCCACGGTCGAGGTCGTGTTCCAGAGCACCTCGACGATGCAAAGCGACTCCAACCCGATGCACCTCCACGGGCACGATTTCTTCGTGCTCGCGCAGGGCCATGGCAACTACGACCCGGCGAAGGACGTGAGCAGCTACAACGTGGTGGACCCGCAGATGAAGAACACGGTGCAGGTGCCAAGGCTTGGATGGGCTGCCATCCGGTTCGTCGCCGACAACCCAGGGGCGTGGTTCATGCACTGCCACTTCGAGTTCCACATTGCCATGGGCATGGCGACGGTCATCGAGGTGGCCAACGGGCCCATGCTGGGTGACACTCTGCCCCCGCCGCCTTCAGATCTTCCAAAGTGCGAAAACAAGAAGAACTAA
- the LOC101775059 gene encoding non-functional NADPH-dependent codeinone reductase 2 isoform X1, producing MASKGTATVAAAVPEVALRSGNARPMPAVGMGTAAFPLVPEATKNAVLAAIEVGYRHFDTAYMYGTEKPLGDAVAEAVRRGLVASRQELFVTSKLWCTQCHPDLVLPALRQTLQACRNLQIEYLDLYLIHWPICIKPVPPSFPAKKEDAMPFDFEGVWLAMEECHRLGLAKAIGVSNFTTKHLDKVLAAATIPPAVNQVELNPVWQQRTLRGYCAEKGIHVAAYSPLGGQNWDGTGNAVLESDVLAGIAKARGKTIAQVSLRWIYEQGVTSIAKSYNMERLKQNLEIFDWELTDEDRLKISQIPQKKVVKGTDLFSREGEFTSVDAADLNVEE from the exons ATGGCGTCTAAGGgaacggcgacggtggcggcggcggtgccggaggTGGCGCTGCGGTCGGGCAACGCGAGGCCGATGCCGGCGGTCGGCATGGGCACGGCGGCATTCCCCCTGGTGCCCGAGGCCACCAAGAACGCCGTGCTGGCTGCCATCGAGGTGGGCTACCGCCACTTCGACACCGCCTACATGTACGGCACGGAGAAGCCGCTCGGCGACGCCGTGGCCGAGGCTGTGCGGCGCGGGCTCGTCGCGTCACGGCAGGAGCTGTTCGTGACGTCCAAGCTGTGGTGCACGCAGTGCCACCCGGACCTCGTCCTCCCGGCCCTCCGTCAAACCCTGCA AGCATGTAGGAACCTGCAGATAGAGTACCTGGACCTGTACCTGATCCACTGGCCGATCTGCATCAAGCCCGTGCCGCCATCGTTCCCGGCCAAGAAGGAGGACGCCATGCCGTTCGACTTCGAGGGCGTGTGGCTGGCGATGGAGGAGTGCCACCGGCTCGGGCTCGCCAAGGCGATCGGCGTGAGCAACTTCACCACCAAGCACCTCGACAAGGTCCTGGCCGCCGCCACGATCCCTCCCGCGGTGAACCAGGTGGAGCTGAACCCGGTGTGGCAGCAGCGGACGCTGAGGGGTTACTGCGCCGAGAAGGGCATCCACGTCGCGGCCTACTCGCCGCTGGGCGGCCAGAATTGGGACGGGACGGGCAACGCCGTGCTGGAGTCCGATGTGCTCGCCGGGATTGCCAAGGCAAGAGGGAAAACCATCGCACAG GTGTCACTGAGATGGATATATGAGCAGGGAGTGACGTCCATCGCCAAGAGCTACAACATGGAGAGGCTCAAGCAAAACCTAGAGATTTTCGACTGGGAGCTGACTGACGAGGACCGGCTCAAGATCAGCCAAATCCCGCAGAAGAAGGTTGTAAAGGGTACAGACTTGTTCTCGCGAGAGGGCGAATTCACTTCAGTTGATGCAGCAGATCTGAACGTTGAAGAGTAG
- the LOC101775059 gene encoding non-functional NADPH-dependent codeinone reductase 2 isoform X2, with amino-acid sequence MASKGTATVAAAVPEVALRSGNARPMPAVGMGTAAFPLVPEATKNAVLAAIEVGYRHFDTAYMYGTEKPLGDAVAEAVRRGLVASRQELFVTSKLWCTQCHPDLVLPALRQTLQNLQIEYLDLYLIHWPICIKPVPPSFPAKKEDAMPFDFEGVWLAMEECHRLGLAKAIGVSNFTTKHLDKVLAAATIPPAVNQVELNPVWQQRTLRGYCAEKGIHVAAYSPLGGQNWDGTGNAVLESDVLAGIAKARGKTIAQVSLRWIYEQGVTSIAKSYNMERLKQNLEIFDWELTDEDRLKISQIPQKKVVKGTDLFSREGEFTSVDAADLNVEE; translated from the exons ATGGCGTCTAAGGgaacggcgacggtggcggcggcggtgccggaggTGGCGCTGCGGTCGGGCAACGCGAGGCCGATGCCGGCGGTCGGCATGGGCACGGCGGCATTCCCCCTGGTGCCCGAGGCCACCAAGAACGCCGTGCTGGCTGCCATCGAGGTGGGCTACCGCCACTTCGACACCGCCTACATGTACGGCACGGAGAAGCCGCTCGGCGACGCCGTGGCCGAGGCTGTGCGGCGCGGGCTCGTCGCGTCACGGCAGGAGCTGTTCGTGACGTCCAAGCTGTGGTGCACGCAGTGCCACCCGGACCTCGTCCTCCCGGCCCTCCGTCAAACCCTGCA GAACCTGCAGATAGAGTACCTGGACCTGTACCTGATCCACTGGCCGATCTGCATCAAGCCCGTGCCGCCATCGTTCCCGGCCAAGAAGGAGGACGCCATGCCGTTCGACTTCGAGGGCGTGTGGCTGGCGATGGAGGAGTGCCACCGGCTCGGGCTCGCCAAGGCGATCGGCGTGAGCAACTTCACCACCAAGCACCTCGACAAGGTCCTGGCCGCCGCCACGATCCCTCCCGCGGTGAACCAGGTGGAGCTGAACCCGGTGTGGCAGCAGCGGACGCTGAGGGGTTACTGCGCCGAGAAGGGCATCCACGTCGCGGCCTACTCGCCGCTGGGCGGCCAGAATTGGGACGGGACGGGCAACGCCGTGCTGGAGTCCGATGTGCTCGCCGGGATTGCCAAGGCAAGAGGGAAAACCATCGCACAG GTGTCACTGAGATGGATATATGAGCAGGGAGTGACGTCCATCGCCAAGAGCTACAACATGGAGAGGCTCAAGCAAAACCTAGAGATTTTCGACTGGGAGCTGACTGACGAGGACCGGCTCAAGATCAGCCAAATCCCGCAGAAGAAGGTTGTAAAGGGTACAGACTTGTTCTCGCGAGAGGGCGAATTCACTTCAGTTGATGCAGCAGATCTGAACGTTGAAGAGTAG